The following proteins are encoded in a genomic region of Fervidobacterium pennivorans DSM 9078:
- a CDS encoding hemolysin family protein gives MEDPLSYLWYAFFIVLLIMISGFFSASETALTSVSRHELRLLAKSKEEQEEEESEMHFFNKLLTALLISNNLVNILASSLAAVMFSQVVKSESLSAILSTLVMTFFLLVFGEITPKILARQNSEKMFERSIKIIIFISKMLSPIITMFIAIANAIVKLLGGNVVQETPFITMDDIASYLEIGREEGSITHEEGLMIERTIEMDETLVKEIMIPRIDIVAIEESQTLREAMEIIVEEEYSRIPVYRETIDNIVGICYAKDVLSFIARRGMDVVDKVLVKELIRPPLFVPEFMPVSELLKEFKAKKVHMAIVVDEYGGTAGIVTMEDILEEIFGEIMDEYDEGENTGIKKINDNSYLVDATLSLNDIERELRIEFPEGEFDTLAGYLLEKFKHIPKVGETYEDERIAFKVVAASRNKIEKVLVTIKQEKDAAKNQNKEVEDNED, from the coding sequence GTGGAGGATCCACTGAGTTATTTATGGTATGCGTTTTTCATAGTTCTGTTGATTATGATATCGGGATTTTTCTCGGCGTCAGAAACTGCGCTGACATCTGTTAGCCGTCACGAACTGCGGCTTCTCGCCAAAAGTAAAGAAGAGCAAGAAGAGGAAGAAAGTGAAATGCACTTTTTTAACAAATTGCTCACAGCACTGTTGATATCAAACAATTTGGTGAACATTTTAGCTTCCTCCTTAGCTGCAGTAATGTTCTCGCAAGTAGTTAAATCAGAATCGCTTTCAGCAATACTTTCTACACTTGTGATGACCTTCTTTTTACTTGTATTCGGAGAGATTACTCCAAAGATTTTGGCAAGGCAAAACAGTGAAAAAATGTTCGAAAGAAGTATTAAAATCATAATTTTTATTTCAAAGATGTTGTCGCCAATAATTACTATGTTTATTGCAATTGCCAACGCAATAGTTAAACTTTTAGGTGGGAATGTTGTTCAGGAAACACCTTTTATAACAATGGATGATATAGCCTCTTATCTGGAGATAGGACGTGAGGAAGGGTCCATCACACACGAAGAGGGATTAATGATAGAGCGCACAATTGAAATGGACGAGACATTGGTTAAGGAGATAATGATTCCAAGGATAGATATAGTAGCTATTGAAGAAAGTCAGACTTTAAGAGAAGCAATGGAAATCATTGTTGAAGAAGAATACTCGAGAATACCTGTTTATCGTGAAACAATAGACAATATTGTTGGAATCTGTTACGCAAAAGATGTGCTCAGCTTCATTGCTCGAAGAGGGATGGATGTTGTAGACAAAGTTTTAGTCAAGGAACTGATAAGACCACCTCTCTTTGTGCCTGAGTTTATGCCTGTATCTGAATTGCTAAAAGAATTCAAGGCCAAGAAGGTTCATATGGCTATAGTTGTTGACGAATACGGAGGAACAGCTGGTATCGTCACTATGGAAGACATACTTGAAGAAATCTTTGGTGAGATAATGGACGAATACGACGAAGGAGAAAATACCGGAATCAAGAAAATCAACGATAATTCCTACTTGGTTGACGCTACGCTCTCACTCAACGACATTGAAAGGGAACTCAGGATAGAATTTCCAGAAGGGGAATTTGACACATTAGCAGGGTATCTTCTCGAAAAGTTTAAGCACATTCCGAAGGTAGGAGAAACATACGAGGATGAGAGAATAGCTTTTAAAGTTGTTGCTGCCTCAAGGAATAAGATAGAAAAAGTCTTGGTAACTATCAAGCAAGAAAAAGACGCAGCCAAGAATCAGAACAAGGAGGTCGAGGATAATGAGGACTGA
- a CDS encoding sensor domain-containing diguanylate cyclase has product MGYIQSNGLILDFETLKVALEKSKIFLLIFDENGEILKVSDNVPVCLKNLTNVFRILPDFSDIIKRVNKNGFSQDIITLHTPETEKIKLLTFKAKEYYWTLGEVITEQLLIDEVITEKLETLTMYLELAPVFFVVLNEKGKIAYVNNWTLEKTGYSLVEVLGKNWFDIFIPEDIKSTVKRVFDDIMNGRVEPRKTFENDIITKDGKTITVLWQNKLLTKNGKPFGTISVGVDVTEQKIRDFEEDILFSILSATSETSYHDAISKLAKILEEKCNIKRAIGRIQTHEETKFFELLNKIETNERDLYKTINYERRLDEKTLSLEMSYKALPKYATKRCLENIAAVILNFIDSVYYIQKLEEASFRDPLTKLFNRRYFVMMLQAEIRRIKRYGGDSCVVMIDLDGLKQINDTLGHDKGDLAIITLSKVMMENTRNTDVCARFGGDEFAILLPNTPLESAGLIIQRIIDKLDTLDIKEFRISISAGITKILPNDDTNGISVLKRADELLYKAKRSGKHTICIDGTEEQNNSYN; this is encoded by the coding sequence GTGGGGTATATCCAAAGCAACGGACTTATTTTAGATTTTGAAACCCTTAAAGTTGCCCTTGAAAAGTCAAAGATATTTTTACTTATCTTCGATGAAAACGGAGAAATCTTAAAAGTCTCCGATAATGTTCCTGTTTGCCTAAAGAATCTAACAAACGTTTTTCGTATCTTGCCGGACTTTTCTGATATAATCAAGCGCGTTAATAAGAATGGCTTTTCACAAGATATTATAACTTTGCACACACCAGAAACTGAAAAGATAAAACTTTTAACGTTTAAAGCCAAAGAATACTACTGGACCTTAGGTGAAGTGATAACAGAACAGCTACTTATCGATGAAGTTATAACTGAAAAGCTTGAAACGTTAACAATGTACCTTGAGCTTGCTCCTGTTTTTTTTGTTGTTTTAAATGAGAAAGGGAAGATTGCATACGTCAACAACTGGACTCTTGAAAAAACAGGCTACAGTTTGGTAGAAGTTCTTGGAAAGAATTGGTTTGATATATTTATTCCAGAGGATATAAAGAGTACAGTTAAGCGAGTTTTTGACGATATCATGAATGGGCGTGTTGAACCCCGCAAAACATTTGAAAATGATATCATAACAAAAGACGGAAAAACCATTACAGTGCTTTGGCAAAATAAATTACTCACCAAAAACGGTAAGCCATTCGGAACAATAAGTGTGGGAGTCGATGTCACTGAACAAAAAATCAGAGATTTCGAAGAGGATATTCTATTTTCCATCCTTAGTGCTACTTCGGAAACTAGCTACCATGATGCCATAAGCAAACTGGCAAAGATATTAGAAGAAAAGTGCAATATAAAAAGAGCGATTGGAAGAATCCAAACACACGAGGAAACAAAATTTTTCGAACTTCTGAATAAAATCGAAACTAATGAGAGGGACCTATACAAAACCATTAACTACGAACGCCGGTTAGATGAAAAAACCTTAAGCTTAGAAATGTCTTATAAAGCGCTACCAAAATATGCTACGAAAAGATGTTTAGAAAATATTGCAGCGGTAATCCTTAACTTCATAGACAGTGTTTACTATATTCAGAAGTTAGAAGAAGCCTCATTTAGAGATCCATTGACCAAGCTTTTCAACAGAAGGTATTTCGTGATGATGTTACAAGCTGAAATTAGGCGAATAAAACGATACGGTGGTGACTCGTGTGTCGTAATGATCGATTTAGATGGATTAAAACAAATCAACGATACCCTTGGTCACGACAAAGGCGACCTTGCGATAATTACGTTATCTAAAGTCATGATGGAAAACACACGAAATACTGACGTGTGTGCAAGATTTGGTGGCGATGAATTTGCAATACTACTTCCTAATACTCCCCTGGAATCCGCTGGTCTAATTATTCAAAGGATAATTGATAAACTCGATACGCTTGATATAAAAGAATTTCGAATATCAATAAGTGCAGGTATTACCAAAATCTTGCCAAACGATGACACCAATGGTATAAGTGTGCTTAAAAGAGCAGATGAACTACTCTATAAAGCGAAAAGAAGTGGTAAGCACACCATATGTATTGATGGTACTGAAGAACAGAACAATTCCTATAACTGA
- a CDS encoding iron-containing alcohol dehydrogenase family protein, translating into MGFFMPTKVLYGKDIVLKNRELFQSLGETFLIITGRSSRKNGSFDDILDVLEGKHVYIYDETPENPPLEVVKEISERFEDVDVVIGLGGGSPMDTAKAVAVLIENKHLKPEDLYDKSKYQSAKPIICIPTTAGTGSEVTQYSVLTVNGRKRGFSHECVFPKISFVDYKYTFTLSESLTLSTALDALSHAVEGFLSTRATPFSDMIAIESVKIIKEYLPKLMSDLANEFYRERMMFASTLAGMVIAQTGTTVAHALGYSLTTDKGVKHGLATAVFLPYELRIAKKYGCEKANVIIDMFDGSLYEFYRLLNVRLDTLITDDDIHSWASIVINASHLSVTPGKYDLETIVEAYKEVREHFC; encoded by the coding sequence ATGGGTTTTTTTATGCCAACTAAAGTGCTGTACGGGAAAGATATTGTTCTTAAGAATAGAGAACTTTTTCAGTCTCTCGGTGAGACATTTCTCATTATTACTGGAAGAAGTTCGAGGAAAAATGGTAGTTTTGACGATATTTTAGACGTGCTTGAAGGAAAGCATGTGTACATATACGATGAAACTCCCGAAAATCCTCCTCTGGAGGTTGTAAAGGAGATATCAGAAAGATTCGAAGACGTTGATGTAGTTATCGGACTTGGTGGTGGAAGTCCAATGGACACTGCAAAGGCTGTGGCAGTGCTTATTGAGAACAAACACTTGAAACCCGAAGACTTGTATGACAAAAGTAAATATCAAAGTGCAAAACCGATAATATGCATTCCTACCACGGCAGGAACTGGTAGTGAGGTTACTCAGTACTCTGTGCTGACTGTAAATGGCAGAAAACGTGGTTTTTCACACGAATGCGTGTTTCCAAAAATTTCATTTGTTGATTATAAATACACATTTACGTTAAGTGAATCACTAACACTCTCTACAGCTCTTGACGCATTATCTCATGCAGTAGAGGGATTTTTATCAACGAGAGCTACACCTTTCAGTGACATGATTGCAATTGAAAGTGTTAAGATAATCAAAGAGTATCTCCCAAAGTTAATGAGTGATTTGGCTAATGAATTCTACAGAGAACGGATGATGTTTGCATCAACATTGGCAGGAATGGTTATTGCTCAAACAGGGACTACGGTTGCACATGCATTGGGTTATTCTTTAACAACGGACAAAGGTGTAAAACATGGACTTGCTACAGCTGTTTTTTTGCCATATGAATTGAGAATCGCAAAAAAATATGGGTGTGAAAAAGCTAACGTTATCATCGATATGTTCGACGGTTCACTGTACGAATTCTACCGTCTTTTGAACGTAAGACTTGATACTTTAATCACTGATGATGATATACATTCATGGGCATCAATTGTAATAAATGCTTCACATCTTAGTGTTACACCAGGAAAGTACGACTTAGAAACCATTGTTGAGGCGTACAAAGAGGTTAGAGAACATTTTTGCTGA
- a CDS encoding S-layer homology domain-containing protein, translating to MKRAFLVCFIVVALFSSLYAATFKDVPANHWAYEAVDQLTKLGILSGMPDGTFQGNQPLTRYQLAVALYRMLNILNDRISAVEKKLPTSTTSSQQSQQVALPANIDAQLKDISNKILELATADKNINTRIDNLIAQVNSLSSTVQDSSKQLNNLKRDLDDLKALYDALTVKVTEMRGLVSVTPTGQNLNELSKNVDDVRNEVENLKKRLTTLEQTVTSLNQRISSLATTESVTTLSSKVSGVEKNVKDLQDSVNSIRAQLTTLSTIETKISNVERKTSEIDAIKQSVSEVSKLQSAIFADVNSMKSDISKFKSTVDALNNEIVGLKKMDSSLQDEIANLKVEVNDLKVEIINLKQVDSEVKNAISTVERKVEGLEKQIQDVESLKSEVTGVKNNISTLSGDVEALKQKNSQDVKNLKDELAQLKSENDNLKAKVAALETNQTGNISLILSILGVILGGAALWFVIQGQQ from the coding sequence ATGAAAAGAGCATTTTTAGTTTGTTTTATTGTTGTTGCATTATTCAGTAGCCTTTACGCAGCAACGTTTAAAGATGTGCCGGCAAACCATTGGGCTTACGAGGCTGTTGACCAATTAACCAAGCTCGGTATCTTGAGTGGTATGCCAGATGGAACTTTCCAAGGAAATCAACCTTTAACTAGGTATCAACTTGCTGTTGCGCTCTATAGAATGTTGAATATATTAAACGATAGGATTTCTGCTGTGGAAAAGAAGCTACCTACTTCAACAACATCATCCCAGCAATCGCAACAAGTTGCACTTCCAGCAAACATCGATGCGCAACTTAAGGACATTTCAAATAAAATACTTGAACTTGCAACAGCTGATAAAAACATCAACACACGAATTGATAATTTGATTGCTCAGGTTAATTCTTTGTCATCGACTGTACAGGATTCTTCTAAGCAGCTAAACAACTTAAAAAGGGATTTAGATGATCTTAAAGCACTGTATGATGCTTTGACAGTTAAAGTAACCGAGATGAGGGGTTTAGTTTCAGTGACGCCTACAGGACAGAATCTTAACGAGTTGTCGAAAAACGTTGATGATGTGAGGAACGAGGTAGAAAACCTAAAGAAGAGGTTAACCACTCTTGAGCAAACAGTAACTTCTTTAAATCAAAGAATTTCATCGCTTGCAACTACGGAGAGTGTCACAACTCTTTCTTCAAAAGTTTCCGGAGTCGAGAAAAACGTGAAAGATTTACAGGATTCTGTAAACTCTATTCGTGCACAACTGACAACGCTATCAACAATTGAAACAAAAATTTCAAATGTAGAAAGAAAAACTTCAGAGATAGATGCTATCAAACAGTCTGTTTCCGAAGTCTCAAAACTTCAGTCAGCCATTTTCGCAGACGTAAATAGCATGAAGTCTGATATTAGCAAATTTAAAAGCACAGTTGATGCTCTTAACAATGAGATAGTCGGACTTAAAAAAATGGACTCTTCTTTACAAGACGAAATTGCAAATCTGAAGGTCGAAGTGAACGACTTAAAAGTTGAGATTATCAATTTAAAACAAGTTGACTCTGAAGTCAAAAACGCAATTTCGACAGTTGAAAGAAAAGTCGAAGGTCTTGAAAAACAAATCCAGGATGTCGAAAGTCTTAAATCAGAAGTTACAGGCGTTAAGAACAACATTTCAACGCTTTCGGGAGATGTTGAAGCATTAAAACAGAAGAACTCACAGGATGTTAAAAATTTGAAAGATGAACTTGCACAACTAAAGAGCGAAAATGATAACTTAAAGGCAAAGGTGGCAGCGCTTGAAACAAATCAAACGGGTAACATATCTTTGATCCTCAGTATTCTTGGGGTAATATTAGGAGGTGCAGCCCTCTGGTTTGTTATTCAGGGGCAGCAATGA
- a CDS encoding protein-glutamate methylesterase/protein-glutamine glutaminase — MVVDDSPFMRMILKDIIDKEADMQVVGVARDGMEAVELALKLKPDVITMDVEMPKLNGIEALKEIMKRAPTRIIMVSSLTEEGAEITLLALELGAVDFVTKPSGSVSMDFRKMGPELVQKIRDAMKINISQILLKRKPLANLRVKSVVSGKVVVIGASTGGPRSLDLVIPPLPKDFPAPILLVQHMPPGFTKSLAQRLDRISNLSVKEAEEGDVLKPGWVYVAPGDYHMGVKYQDKKGIIYLDKNTEKINNVRPAVDYTLDKVAEIYKENTIAVILTGMGKDGTKGAFKVKFFKGVVIAESQETCVVFGMPKSVIEEGYADYVLPADKIPEKLVELV, encoded by the coding sequence ATGGTTGTTGATGATTCACCATTTATGAGAATGATTCTAAAGGATATTATCGACAAAGAAGCAGATATGCAAGTTGTTGGTGTAGCAAGGGATGGAATGGAAGCCGTTGAGCTTGCGTTGAAGCTCAAACCAGATGTAATTACTATGGACGTTGAGATGCCAAAGTTGAACGGTATTGAGGCACTGAAGGAGATAATGAAGAGAGCACCTACGCGGATTATAATGGTAAGTAGCTTGACAGAAGAAGGAGCAGAAATAACACTTTTAGCACTTGAACTAGGTGCCGTTGATTTTGTAACCAAGCCTTCCGGTAGCGTATCTATGGATTTCAGAAAAATGGGACCAGAGTTGGTGCAAAAAATTCGAGATGCTATGAAAATAAATATTTCGCAAATCCTTCTTAAGAGAAAACCGTTGGCTAATCTCCGTGTGAAATCTGTAGTATCAGGCAAAGTAGTTGTTATAGGTGCTTCAACAGGGGGGCCAAGGTCTTTGGATCTCGTAATCCCGCCTCTTCCAAAGGATTTTCCTGCACCTATTTTGCTGGTTCAGCATATGCCTCCAGGATTTACGAAATCCTTAGCACAGAGATTAGATAGAATTTCCAACCTGTCTGTTAAAGAGGCAGAAGAAGGTGATGTTCTTAAACCCGGATGGGTTTATGTAGCTCCAGGGGATTATCATATGGGTGTCAAGTATCAGGATAAAAAAGGTATTATCTATCTTGATAAAAACACAGAAAAAATTAACAACGTAAGACCCGCAGTGGATTATACTCTCGATAAAGTTGCAGAAATCTACAAAGAAAATACTATAGCTGTTATTCTTACCGGAATGGGAAAGGATGGTACAAAGGGTGCCTTTAAGGTTAAATTCTTCAAAGGTGTTGTCATAGCCGAGAGCCAAGAAACTTGCGTGGTTTTTGGTATGCCCAAGTCAGTTATAGAAGAAGGTTACGCTGATTATGTACTTCCCGCTGATAAGATTCCAGAAAAACTCGTAGAACTTGTGTAA
- a CDS encoding diacylglycerol kinase family protein: MKEKEKGRLGSNNLKESFEHAIEGIVESIISERNLRIHFSIGLLVIAATFFLPVKREDTLWIIFAVFFVIWSELVNTIIEHLMNLYSKEYHPVIKIIKDVSAGVVLWATLFSVTVGIMVFGGILFDWSLEIAKIFAIISTVTFPLLSIKVVRSWKKKK; the protein is encoded by the coding sequence TTGAAAGAAAAAGAAAAAGGACGATTGGGTTCGAATAATCTCAAAGAATCATTTGAACATGCAATAGAGGGTATTGTTGAATCAATAATATCAGAGAGAAACTTAAGGATACATTTTTCAATAGGGTTATTGGTCATTGCCGCAACATTTTTCCTCCCAGTAAAAAGGGAAGACACATTGTGGATTATATTCGCTGTTTTCTTTGTCATCTGGTCAGAACTTGTAAACACTATTATCGAACATCTGATGAATTTGTACAGTAAGGAGTACCACCCTGTAATAAAGATAATCAAAGATGTTAGTGCGGGAGTTGTGTTGTGGGCAACTCTTTTCTCCGTAACAGTCGGAATTATGGTCTTTGGTGGTATTCTATTTGACTGGAGTTTGGAAATAGCGAAGATTTTTGCTATAATATCAACAGTTACGTTTCCGTTACTCAGTATCAAGGTGGTGAGAAGTTGGAAAAAGAAAAAATAA
- a CDS encoding 2-oxoacid:acceptor oxidoreductase family protein, producing MTRPFSIRIAGIGGQGNLLAGYVLSRAFVLAEKYVVQTQNYSEQVRGGPSYCDVLVSNEPILYPKAVVFDSLIIMHPSMVSQAKFVATNGIIVYDSTYIKDIPNEFRRVTKRIINIPASKLAIEKFGNVMVSNMILLGALVKSTALVDFDTLFEAVKEEVNPKYYELNVEAIKFGAALTDKVYKPRIERKRKRTIGFE from the coding sequence ATGACAAGGCCTTTTTCTATAAGGATTGCCGGAATTGGTGGACAAGGTAATTTGCTTGCAGGTTACGTTTTATCAAGAGCCTTTGTTTTAGCAGAAAAATATGTTGTCCAGACACAGAATTACAGCGAACAAGTACGTGGTGGACCTAGTTACTGTGATGTTTTGGTATCAAACGAACCGATACTATATCCAAAAGCTGTGGTATTTGACTCTTTGATAATAATGCATCCATCTATGGTTAGCCAGGCCAAATTCGTTGCAACCAATGGTATAATTGTTTATGACAGCACGTATATAAAGGACATTCCAAACGAATTCAGACGAGTTACGAAAAGAATAATCAATATTCCAGCCAGCAAACTAGCGATTGAAAAATTCGGTAACGTGATGGTCTCAAACATGATATTGCTCGGGGCCTTGGTAAAGAGCACGGCTTTGGTTGATTTTGATACGTTGTTTGAAGCTGTAAAAGAGGAAGTTAACCCTAAATATTACGAACTGAACGTGGAGGCGATCAAATTTGGAGCGGCGCTTACGGACAAGGTATACAAACCTCGCATTGAAAGAAAAAGAAAAAGGACGATTGGGTTCGAATAA
- a CDS encoding 2-oxoacid:ferredoxin oxidoreductase subunit beta: MKVDKLLKYIREDRWPTVWCPGCGNGIILKSFLEAYDQTGLDPDQTAVVSGIGCSSRSTGYLDFNTMHTLHGRAIAFATGVALARPDFKVVVMGGDGDITAIGGNHFIHACRRNINLTVIIYNNMIYGMTGGQHSPTTPAGKIAGTMPLGNVEEQFNVVNLALSAGATYVARSTVYHYQLTVKYIKEALLHKGISIVEVLTNCHTYYGRYNGLREPWQMMDYFKNNTVMKEKADQMTEEELKGKIVIGVFRKDESKPDFYTRYRLTYANQSKGE, encoded by the coding sequence GTGAAGGTAGATAAGCTGCTCAAGTACATAAGGGAAGATAGATGGCCCACGGTATGGTGTCCAGGTTGCGGGAACGGAATAATACTCAAAAGCTTTTTGGAAGCTTATGACCAGACCGGTTTGGACCCTGATCAGACAGCCGTTGTTTCTGGAATAGGTTGTTCATCAAGATCGACAGGTTATCTTGATTTTAACACGATGCACACGCTGCATGGTAGAGCTATAGCTTTTGCGACAGGTGTAGCACTTGCAAGACCGGATTTCAAGGTCGTTGTGATGGGTGGGGATGGAGATATTACAGCTATTGGTGGCAATCATTTCATTCATGCGTGTAGAAGAAATATCAATCTAACAGTCATAATATACAATAACATGATTTATGGAATGACAGGTGGTCAACACTCACCTACAACTCCGGCTGGAAAAATCGCTGGAACAATGCCATTGGGTAATGTTGAGGAGCAATTCAACGTTGTAAATCTTGCTCTTTCTGCTGGTGCTACGTATGTTGCAAGGTCAACAGTATATCATTATCAGCTCACTGTAAAATACATAAAAGAAGCGCTTCTCCACAAGGGTATTTCCATTGTAGAAGTTCTCACGAATTGCCATACATACTACGGAAGGTACAACGGATTAAGGGAGCCTTGGCAGATGATGGATTACTTCAAAAACAATACTGTCATGAAAGAGAAAGCTGACCAAATGACAGAAGAAGAGCTTAAGGGCAAAATCGTTATAGGAGTGTTTAGAAAAGATGAATCTAAGCCTGATTTCTACACTAGATACAGACTTACCTATGCTAATCAAAGTAAGGGGGAATGA
- a CDS encoding deoxycytidylate deaminase, translating into MDLESYLKNVTIKESKDERESWDDYFKRLARLIAERSTCVHRKVGALIVKDKRILATGYNQPPSGFPHCDQIGCIRDDLDIPSGRNQEICYGLHAEQNALMQAAKFGISTEGATIYVTHKPCSVCARLIINAGIKRVVYIEGYPDPLTDFFFKTCGIEVYGGGESEGR; encoded by the coding sequence ATGGATTTGGAGTCATACCTTAAAAATGTTACCATAAAAGAGTCAAAAGATGAAAGAGAGAGCTGGGACGACTATTTCAAAAGATTAGCCAGGTTAATTGCAGAAAGGTCCACCTGTGTTCATAGAAAAGTTGGTGCTTTAATAGTAAAGGACAAACGAATATTGGCAACTGGTTACAATCAACCCCCCTCTGGGTTTCCACATTGTGACCAGATTGGTTGTATCAGAGATGATTTGGATATTCCATCGGGCAGGAATCAAGAAATCTGTTATGGCTTGCATGCCGAGCAGAATGCGCTTATGCAAGCCGCAAAATTTGGGATTTCAACAGAGGGTGCCACAATCTACGTGACTCACAAGCCGTGTTCTGTTTGCGCACGCCTTATAATCAATGCCGGTATTAAGAGAGTAGTGTACATAGAGGGTTACCCAGATCCTTTGACCGATTTCTTTTTCAAAACATGTGGAATAGAAGTGTATGGAGGTGGGGAGAGTGAAGGTAGATAA
- a CDS encoding methylated-DNA--[protein]-cysteine S-methyltransferase, protein MEKFEISVVRAEIGSILIFTRNDVCEQIQLTEDILPEYGNNIFTRQINEYLCGERKVLDFPVRYSTGPVFEKIWSYLKENVTYGKIITYGELAKICGTSARVVGYAMASNPLPLYIPCHRVVGKDSIGGFTARNGKSMIKWKEYLLKLEGSL, encoded by the coding sequence GTGGAAAAGTTTGAGATTTCAGTTGTTAGAGCAGAAATTGGTAGTATTTTAATATTTACAAGAAATGACGTCTGCGAACAAATCCAACTAACTGAAGATATTTTACCAGAATACGGAAATAACATATTCACAAGACAGATTAACGAGTATCTTTGCGGTGAACGGAAAGTTCTTGATTTTCCAGTTAGGTATTCGACTGGTCCCGTCTTTGAAAAGATTTGGTCATATTTGAAAGAAAATGTGACTTATGGTAAAATCATAACGTATGGAGAATTGGCTAAAATATGCGGTACAAGTGCAAGAGTTGTCGGATACGCTATGGCATCAAACCCATTGCCTTTGTATATTCCATGTCATAGGGTTGTTGGTAAAGATTCTATAGGCGGGTTTACAGCAAGAAATGGTAAATCTATGATTAAGTGGAAAGAATATCTTTTGAAGCTGGAGGGATCACTTTGA